A window of the Ogataea parapolymorpha DL-1 chromosome V, whole genome shotgun sequence genome harbors these coding sequences:
- a CDS encoding putative transmembrane protein involved in export of ammonia: MSNSDSFSHDIEKQTTIDALQSKHKPSTASAFRHDDQNIYINDQPIDKNDFIYAFGGSLNVGARKQTAQTRQLSDPVPAGLAAFSCSALSLGLVQLHARSVHTPNVLLGAFLTTAGLVELIVGVLCFIIGNTWACCTFLMFGGFWSSYSFLLMDVGGIAASYATTEEYNQAIALYFLPWALFSFALFACTWRSTYSLSFLMFLIWLFILLFTIGQFITSVGTFKAGGYLCMLSGIMGFYNMFAGLVDETNSYFTIKPFYMPNAVRPGKTE; the protein is encoded by the coding sequence ATGTCTAACTCGGATTCCTTTTCTCACGACATTGAAAAACAAACCACGATAGATGCTCTGCAATCAAAGCACAAGCCTTCCACAGCGTCGGCCTTCCGTCACGATGACCAGAACATCTACATCAACGACCAGCCCATCGACAAAAATGATTTCATCTACGCTTTCGGCGGCTCGCTCAACGTCGGTGCTAGAAAACAAACCGCCCAAACCAGACAGCTCAGCGACCCGGTGCCTGCTGGTCTGGCTGCCTTCAGTTGCTCTGCTTTGTCCCTCGGTTTAGTCCAGTTGCACGCACGTTCCGTGCACACCCCGAACGTGCTTTTAGGCGCTTTCCTCACCACTGCAGGACTCGTCGAGCTCATTGTTGGTGTGCTCTGCTTCATCATTGGTAACACCTGGGCCTGCTGCACTTTCCTCATGTTTGGAGGCTTCTGGAGTTCCTACTCGTTCCTGCTGATGGACGTTGGCGGAATTGCTGCTAGCTATGCCACCACCGAGGAGTACAATCAAGCCATTGCGCTCTATTTCCTTCCTTGGGCGCTCTTCTCGTTTGCTCTGTTTGCCTGCACGTGGAGATCCACGTACAGCTTGTCATTCCtgatgtttttgatctggCTCTTCATTCTCCTTTTCACCATCGGCCAGTTCATCACCTCTGTGGGAACATTCAAGGCAGGAGGCTACCTCTGTATGCTGAGTGGAATCATGGGCTTCTACAACATGTTTGCAGGGCTTGTGGACGAGACCAACAGCTACTTCACCATCAAGCCGTTCTACATGCCTAACGCCGTTAGACCAGGGAAGACCGAATAA
- a CDS encoding Mannan polymerase complexes subunit MNN9 — protein MFVHKPLRLVVPLLVLIGFLWLIIGSSHETKPNSPYKYKKIKKNDVIPRNLPADHISHYDLNKLASTPMAAYNKERVLILTPMAKFLDEYWDNLLKLTYPRELIELGFIVPRTADGDAALRKLETAVKKIQNPKNTKDTKFAKVTILRQDTEALDSQSEKDRHAFKVQKQRRSQMAVARNSLLFTTIGPYTSWVLWLDGDIVETPPTLIQDLVSHDKPVIAANCYQRYYDEEKKQDAIRPYDFNNWVESEEGLRIASTMGDDEIIVEAYAELATYRPLMGHFYDPNGDVNTEMQLDGVGGTCLLVKADVHRDGAMFPSFPFYHLIETEGFAKMAKRLGYEVFGLPNYLVYHYNE, from the coding sequence ATGTTTGTACATAAACCGTTGCGGTTGGTGGTGCCGTTGCTGGTGTTGATCGGCTTTCTCTGGTTGATCATCGGCTCCAGCCATGAAACAAAGCCTAATAGTCCCTAcaaatacaaaaaaatcaagaagaacgaCGTGATTCCTCGCAACTTGCCGGCCGACCATATCTCCCACTATGatctcaacaagctggctTCTACTCCGATGGCGGCATACAACAAAGAACGGGTGCTGATTTTGACCCCGATGGCAAAGTTCCTGGACGAGTACTGGGATAATTTATTGAAGCTAACGTACCCTAGAGAGCTCATTGAGCTTGGATTCATTGTGCCCAGAACGGCGGACGGAGACGCGGCGCTGCGCAAGTTGGAGACGGCCGTCAAAAAGATACAGAACCCGAAGAACACCAAGGATACCAAGTTTGCAAAGGTGACCATTTTGCGTCAAGACACAGAGGCCCTGGACTCGCAATCGGAGAAGGACAGACACGCGTTCAAAGTTCAAAAACAGAGACGTTCACAGATGGCCGTTGCCCGGAACTCGCTGCTATTCACTACAATTGGACCTTACACGTCATGGGTGCTGTGGCTGGACGGCGACATCGTAGAAACGCCGCCAACGCTGATCCAGGACCTGGTGTCGCACGATAAGCCGGTGATTGCTGCAAATTGCTACCAGCGGTACTACGAtgaggagaagaagcaggaTGCGATTCGGCCTTACGATTTCAACAACTGGGTTGAGAGCGAGGAGGGACTGAGGATCGCCTCGACAAtgggcgacgacgagatcattGTGGAGGCGTACGCTGAGCTGGCCACGTACAGGCCGCTGATGGGACATTTTTACGACCCGAACGGAGACGTGAACACAGAAATGCAGCTGGACGGCGTGGGAGGAACGTGTCTGCTTGTGAAGGCCGATGTTCACAGAGACGGCGCGATGTTTCCTAGCTTCCCGTTCTACCACCTTATAGAGACAGAAGGGTTTGCCAAGATGGCCAAACGTCTTGGCTACGAGGTGTTTGGGCTGCCAAACTACCTGGTGTACCACTACAACGAGTGA
- a CDS encoding Nucleolar GTP-binding protein 1 gives MQLTWKDIPAVPTSNDMLDIVLNRTQRKTPTVIRPGFKIQRIRAFYMRKVKFTAEGFTEKFEDVLKGFPNINDVHPFHRDLMDTLYEKNHYKISLAAVSRAKTLIEQVSRDYVRLLKFGQSLFQCKQLKRAALGRMATIVKKLKDPFAYLEQVRQHLGRLPSIDPNTRTLLICGYPNVGKSSFLKCITKADVEVQPYAFTTKSLYVGHFDYKYLRFQAIDTPGILDRPTEEMNNIEMQSIYAIAHLRSCVLYFMDLSEQCGFSIEAQVKLFHSIKPLFANKSVLVVVNKTDIIRIEDLEESQAQLVKSVMDVPGVELMQTSCYQEENVMEVRNKACEKLLTSRIEQKLKGTARVTNVLNKIHVARPQARDDVERVPFIPEEAKKLDRYDPLDPNRRKLARDIEAENGGAGVFNINLKEKYLLEDEEWKNDVMPEILDGRNVYDFLDPEISAKLQALEEEEERLEQEGFYDSDEEIEDDEVAELREKAEWIRNKQKQMIQAARSRKALNNKSIMPRSKITKSYSELENHMYHVGHDVSKLREKREKAGGARELTGSDYVRALDEDRKAPTPANQSDRLNSGLSDGALRSKAERMAKAERRERNRQARAGEADRREVAMMPKHLMSGKRGVGKTDRR, from the coding sequence ATGCAACTCACCTGGAAAGACATTCCGGCGGTTCCCACGTCTAACGACATGTTGGACATTGTCCTGAACAGGACCCAAAGAAAGACGCCGACCGTTATCCGTCCAGGTTTCAAGATTCAGCGTATCCGTGCCTTCTACATGCGCAAGGTCAAATTTACGGCTGAAGGATTCACagagaagtttgaggatGTTTTGAAAGGATTTCCAAACATCAATGACGTCCATCCTTTCCACAGAGACTTGATGGACACGTTGtacgaaaaaaatcattaCAAGATCTCTCTGGCTGCTGTCTCTCGTGCCAAGACGCTGATCGAGCAGGTTTCGAGAGACTACGTGCGACTATTGAAGTTTGGCCAGTCTCTTTTCCAGTGTAAGCAGCTCAAGCGTGCTGCTTTGGGACGGATGGCGACGATTGTTAAGAAACTTAAAGACCCGTTTGCGTATCTTGAGCAAGTGAGACAGCATTTAGGTCGTCTgccgtcgatcgacccaAACACCAGAACATTGCTTATATGTGGATACCCCAACGTTGGTAAATCCAGTTTCCTCAAATGCATCACTAAGGCCGACGTCGAGGTCCAGCCGTACGCGTTTACGACCAAGTCCCTGTACGTGGGCCATTTCGACTACAAGTATCTACGATTCCAGGCTATCGACACCCCGGGTATTCTGGACCGTCCGACAGAGGAGATGAACAACATTGAGATGCAGAGTATCTATGCTATTGCACATTTGAGATCGTGTGTCTTGTACTTTATGGACCTGTCTGAACAGTGTGGTTTCAGCATTGAGGCCCAAGTCAAACTGTTCCACTCGATCAAGCCTCTTTTTGCCAACAAGTCTGTGCTGGTTGTTGTGAACAAGACCGATATCATCCGGATTGAGGACCTCGAGGAGAGCCAGGCGCAGCTGGTGAAGAGCGTGATGGACGTTCCGGGTGTCGAGCTGATGCAGACGTCGTGCTACCAGGAGGAGAACGTGATGGAGGTGAGAAACAAGGCCTgcgagaagctgctcacGTCGAGAATCGAGCAGAAGCTCAAGGGCACTGCGAGAGTGACGAACGTACTCAACAAAATCCACGTTGCAAGACCGCAGGCCAGAGACGATGTCGAGCGCGTGCCGTTCATCCCGGAGGAagccaaaaagctcgacCGCTACGATCCACTGGATCCAAACAGACGGAAGCTGGCACGTGACATCGAGGCGGAAAATGGCGGTGCTGGTGTGTTCAACATCAACCTGAAGGAGAAGTATCTtttggaggacgaggagtgGAAAAACGACGTGATGCCGGAGATTTTGGACGGTCGCAACGTGTACGACTTCCTGGACCCGGAGATCAGTGCTAAACTGCAGGctctggaggaggaagaggagagactggagcaggaagGATTCTACgactctgacgaggagatcgaggacgacgaggtggccGAGCTGCGGGAGAAGGCCGAGTGgatcagaaacaagcaGAAGCAGATGATCCAGGCTGCTCGGTCGCGCAAGGcgctcaacaacaagtcGATCATGCCGCGGAGCAAAATCACCAAGAGCTACTCCGAGCTGGAGAATCACATGTATCACGTGGGCCACGACGTGAGCAAGCTGAGAGAGAAGCGCGAGAAGGCCGGCGGAGCCAGAGAACTGACCGGTTCGGACTATGTGCGTGCGCTGGATGAGGACAGAAAGGCTCCTACTCCTGCCAACCAGAGTGACAGACTAAACAGCGGGCTGAGCGACGGGGCTCTGCGCAGCAAGGCAGAGAGAATGGCCAAGGCAGAGAGAAGAGAGAGAAACAGACAGGCACGGGCCGGAGAGGCTGACCGCAGAGAGGTGGCCATGATGCCTAAGCACCTGATGAGCGGAAAGAGAGGAGTGGGAAAGACCGACAGAAGATGA
- a CDS encoding Zinc finger protein, translating to MDPSASLPYNEFNEVLTFGQYVPQHSNVTQPAHHDFILAVPTSSNGPQLRANFQQGPRHTASCFDLGQLESYHNGHNQTQGNYAFLPTESHHYPPLPTPPQSINKETPSFEKSTVLPTVDAFYTPSPHQVPVGGHPLLHTPIDVGMDGLLDHKAIPRVQSFSLATQSHQEALQKVRRRNTFPERSAISKEREELKLSRKNRCCFICQKVFNRPSGLKIHMYSHTGEKPFRCQWESCGKPFSVRSNLIRHHKIHLRKQEQRDKNYRQGY from the coding sequence ATGGATCCATCAGCCTCTCTGCCCTATAACGAGTTCAATGAAGTGCTCACATTTGGCCAGTATGTGCCACAGCATTCAAACGTAACCCAGCCTGCTCACCACGACTTCATCCTCGCAGTTCccaccagctccaacgGTCCTCAACTCCGAGCTAATTTTCAGCAAGGACCAAGACACACTGCCTCTTGCTTTGATCTGGGGCAGCTTGAATCTTACCATAACGGCCACAACCAGACACAGGGGAATTACGCGTTCTTACCGACCGAATCCCATCATTATCCACCGCTTCCCACGCCTCCGCAATCGATAAACAAAGAAACCCCTTCTTTTGAGAAAAGCACCGTGCTTCCTACTGTTGACGCATTTTATACTCCTTCGCCGCACCAGGTGCCAGTGGGTGGACATCCGCTGCTTCACACACCCATCGACGTTGGCATGGACGGACTACTGGACCACAAAGCTATTCCGAGAGTCCAATCGTTCTCACTAGCAACACAGTCccatcaagaagctttGCAGAAGGTGAGACGCCGAAATACATTCCCCGAACGGTCTGCCATaagcaaagaaagagaggaaTTGAAGTTGTCTCGCAAAAATAGATGCTGTTTCATCTGCCAAAAGGTTTTCAATAGGCCTTCCGGGCTCAAGATCCATATGTACAGTCATACTGGTGAGAAGCCGTTTAGATGCCAGTGGGAGAGCTGTGGAAAACCGTTCTCCGTGCGGTCAAATTTGATCCGCCACCACAAGATCCATCTACGGAAACAGGAACAAAGGGACAAGAACTACCGACAGGGTTACTAG
- a CDS encoding Acid sphingomyelinase and PHM5 phosphate metabolism protein — protein MRLSFAALLVAVQSVRLDELQNQLSNWPAADSGPSDQDLIKISLDELYSIGNNTKLSDCDKCKHRLLYAKSLALVKPTLIPSIFTKWCIGTSALQKDMCLRIFGRTTVQNSYAGSNFADMVSLMDPTSYDGDYYCHYSESACNYVSPPEIDGSELWGGSKPNEYKSAPEAGNETFYVLHMSDFHIENDYVVGGEGNCSVSMCCTPHSFNKNSVPQDYDISDNLLLQDGPGEGWSFYKSSYVDNIFEKGPYVGYNESTWWPASSFGHYNCDAPELLINSTLKAATSFMQQLNLSYEFAIFTGDLVDHDETQYITYESTLLAEESTFRDVKYQLDDIPMFAVLGNHDTFPYGQLAQEKYGFSNKFDWNNELMAELWRDYGWIDFDEEQQVREHYTGFSVKTKRGLKIIALNSNSWYISNLYAFINISQDYDSFGQFQFLVDELLDSESKSERVWLIMHVPAGADMLPVASQVFAQVVERFSPYTIAGIFNGHTHRDEFKVLYSGFNGSNVDAQTAENAIANTWIAPSVTSWIGLNPSFRFLEVDSKTFSVVNAYTYYFNLNETFTNNGTEPEWQLEYDARSAYGVNWPQSAPLNATYWHEVSQKIGSSNSSLQQYENFATRFSPYTYKCSESDNCDTSYCYVSTFTIDQFVKCCEHFGLDSNI, from the coding sequence ATGAGGTTGAGTTTTGCCGCCTTATTAGTGGCTGTCCAGTCTGTCCGtctcgacgagctgcaaaaCCAGTTAAGTAACTGGCCTGCTGCAGACTCTGGGCCTTCAGACCAAGATCTAATCAAAATTTCGCTCGACGAGCTTTACTCCATTGGCAATAATACCAAGCTAAGCGATTGTGACAAATGCAAGCATAGATTGCTCTACGCCAAATCCCTGGCCCTTGTCAAGCCCACGTTAATTCCTTCAATTTTCACCAAGTGGTGTATCGGGACCAGTGCATTGCAGAAAGATATGTGTTTGCGCATTTTTGGTAGAACTACCGTTCAAAACTCATATGCAGGCTCTAACTTCGCCGACATGGTGTCTTTGATGGACCCAACTTCCTACGACGGCGACTATTACTGTCACTACTCTGAGTCGGCATGCAATTATGTCTCGCCGCCAGAAATCGACGGGTCGGAACTCTGGGGAGGCAGCAAGCCGAATGAGTACAAATCTGCTCCCGAGGCCGGAAACGAGACGTTCTACGTGCTTCACATGTCAGACTTCCACATTGAGAACGATTATGTCGTCGGCGGAGAAGGTAACTGTTCTGTCAGTATGTGCTGCACTCCTCATTCATTCAACAAAAACTCCGTTCCTCAGGACTATGACATCTCCGACAACTTGTTGCTACAGGATGGTCCTGGAGAGGGCTGGTCGTTTTATAAATCGTCGTATGTGGACAATATTTTCGAAAAGGGCCCCTATGTTGGGTATAACGAATCAACCTGGTGGCCGGCATCCAGCTTTGGCCACTACAATTGTGATGCTCCAGAGCTGCTAATCAATAGCACGTTGAAAGCAGCCACCAGTTTCATGCAGCAGCTCAACCTGAGCTATGAGTTTGCTATATTCACGGGCGACCTGGTCGACCACGATGAGACGCAATATATCACCTACGAGTCCACTTTGCTGGCAGAAGAGTCCACTTTCAGAGACGTTAAATACCAGCTCGACGACATTCCGATGTTTGCTGTGCTTGGAAACCACGATACATTCCCTTATGGAcagctggcgcaggagAAATACGGCTTCTCCAACAAGTTCGATTGGAACAATGAACTGATGGCCGAGCTCTGGAGAGACTATGGTTGGATcgattttgacgaggagcagcaggttcGTGAGCACTACACCGGCTTTAGTGTGAAGACTAAGCGCGGCCTAAAGATCATCGCTCTCAACTCCAACTCGTGGTACATTTCCAACCTGTATGCTTTCATCAACATAAGCCAGGACTACGACTCATTTGGCCAGTTCCAATTTTtggttgacgagctgctcgactCCGAATCAAAGAGCGAAAGGGTCTGGCTGATAATGCACGTGCCGGCCGGAGCAGATATGCTTCCTGTTGCGTCTCAGGTGTTTGCACAAGTGGTCGAGAGATTCTCGCCGTACACTATTGCGGGAATTTTTAACGGACACACGCACAGAGACGAGTTTAAGGTTCTGTACTCGGGCTTCAACGGATCCAACGTGGACGCCCAAACCGCAGAAAACGCAATTGCAAACACGTGGATTGCTCCGTCCGTGACCTCTTGGATTGGCCTGAATCCTTCGTTTCGGTTTCTTGAGGTGGACTCCAAGACATTTTCGGTGGTGAATGCTTATACCTACTATTTCAACCTGAACGAAACTTTCACGAACAATGGCACGGAGCCTGAATGGCAGCTGGAGTACGACGCCCGATCGGCTTACGGTGTGAACTGGCCGCAATCTGCTCCGCTAAATGCCACGTACTGGCACGAGGTGTCGCAGAAaattggcagcagcaactCGTCGCTTCAACAGTACGAGAACTTTGCGACCAGGTTCTCTCCGTACACTTACAAATGCTCGGAGTCAGACAATTGTGACACTTCTTATTGTTATGTCTCGACGTTTACAATTGACCAGTTCGTCAAGTGCTGCGAGCACTTTGGACTTGATTCAAATATTTGA
- a CDS encoding adenosine deaminase, whose translation MTRNKTSLYEICHNLPKVETHCHLYGTICKDTITYFNNRAGKPFTDEQIERFYIRGTKPVGVLAIFRGLDSDLIKFPEDLYRITKEHLAVAKSHNVIYIELSWNPTGTVLESKIPFASAQKAIHDAMIDSEKEIGIMSRLICAIDRQAEPEKAAQMLDWMLESPSSMTIGIGIDYKEDGFPPELFEDTFKRAKSEGYKITAHAGEFGMPWNNIDYVANTIHADRVDHGYTIIDNQELVDQFLEEQRSISVVPTNSYYLRLFNPEEWAQKHPIRKMIKLGLNIYPNTDDPSFHCVEPTKAWMMMVECFGATIPDLKRFAYNAIDSAWVDEDLKSKWKHECNKYFESL comes from the coding sequence ATGGCACCATTTGCAAGGACACAATCACCTATTTCAATAACCGTGCTGGCAAGCCGTTCACGGATGAGCAAATAGAGCGTTTCTACATTAGAGGTACCAAACCAGTTGGGGTCCTGGCAATTTTCAGAGGACTCGACTCTGATCTGATCAAGTTCCCTGAAGATCTATATAGAATCACGAAGGAGCATCTGGCGGTCGCAAAGAGCCATAATGTCATTTATATAGAGCTCTCCTGGAATCCTACCGGAACGGTTTTGGAATCTAAAATTCCGTTTGCTTCAGCACAGAAGGCAATCCATGACGCTATGATAGATTCAGAGAAAGAGATCGGAATTATGAGCAGGCTCATATGCGCTATTGACCGACAAGCCgaaccagaaaaagctgcacAAATGTTGGATTGGATGCTGGAGTCTCCGTCATCAATGACGATCGGTATTGGAATTGATTACAAGGAAGATGGCTTCCCTCCAGAGCTATTTGAGGATACTTTCAAGCGTGCGAAAAGTGAAGGGTACAAGATCACCGCTCACGCCGGTGAGTTTGGCATGCCGTGGAATAATATAGATTACGTTGCCAACACCATCCACGCAGACCGGGTTGATCACGGATACACAATCATTGATAATCAAGAACTGGTTGAccaatttttggaagaacagCGATCAATTAGCGTTGTTCCTACGAATTCGTATTATCTTAGGTTGTTTAATCCGGAAGAATGGGCCCAAAAGCACCCTATCAGGAAGATGATCAAGCTTGGGCTTAATATCTATCCAAACACAGATGATCCTTCGTTCCATTGTGTTGAGCCTACGAAAGCATGGatgatgatggtggaaTGTTTCGGTGCAACCATTCCAGACCTCAAAAGGTTTGCATATAACGCGATTGATAGCGCGTGGGTGGACGAGGATTTAAAATCCAAGTGGAAACACGAATGCAATAAATATTTCGAGTCATTataa